CAATGTGCTCTTGCCACTGCCAGATTCGCCCTCAAGAGCCAGGGTGTCGCCCGCCGCCAGTTCGAACGAAACATCTCGCAACACTTCAACGGCGCCCGGACCTGTGTCGTAGCGTTTCGCCAAATTAGAGATCTTCAACACCATTTTGCGTCCTGACACCCATACCCTAGCGGGACATGGCGCAATTGTCGCCGAGCGCAAGACAGGCTGCGCGGACCTGACGCATGTTTATCGGCGGCAAAAAGGGAAACGTTCAGCCACCATAAAGTCCGGCAGAACGCCCTCGCAGTTTTATCAAAGCCAGCACCGTGTCGATGGTCGGCGTCGCGGTGTTTGTCACGCGGCCAAGTTCCTGCACCGATCCGACAAGGGCGTCAATCTCCATTGGGCGACCCGCATCCAGATCCTGTAACATGGAGGTGCGATGTGCGCCAACAGCGGCGCCCCCATCAATTCGGCGTTCTACGTCGATGGGGAATTTGACGCCCAGTTTCTCGGCAATCTCTTGCGCCTCCAGCATCATGCCCCGGGCCACAGCGCGGGTTTCAGGGTCCGTGCACAGCACATCCAGCGTCGCGTGTGTTAGCGCCGAGATTGGGTTGAACGACAGGTTGCCCCAGAGTTTCACCCATATTTCATCGCGCAAACGCGGGCGTACCGGGGCCTTGAGACCAGCGGCCATCAAGGCTTTGGACAAGGCCACGGCGCGCTCGGATTTCGATCCGTCAGGTTCGCCCAATGAAAAGCGGTTGCCCTCGATATGGCGTATGGTGCCGGGTTCAGAAACTTCTGCCGCCGGGTAGACCACGCACCCAAGCACGCGATCCGGACCGAATCCATCCCACTGCGCATTGCCGGGATCGACGCTTTGCAAGCGCGTGCCTTCCAGATCGCCACCGCTCTTGTGGAAATACCACCATGGGACGCCGTTCACACCGCTGACCACGGTGGAATGTTCGCCCAACAGTGGCGCCATGCGTGGCACCACAGGCGGCACGGAATGCGCCTTCAGCGTCACAATAACATAATCCTGTGGCCCCAAATCGGCAGGATCGTCACTGGCGGTGACCTTGACGTTGCTCTCAACGCCGCCCTCTTCGATGAGCGTCAGGCCCTTGTCTTTCATGGCAGCCAGATGCGGACCGCGCG
This genomic interval from Paracoccaceae bacterium contains the following:
- a CDS encoding 2-dehydropantoate 2-reductase encodes the protein MKICIFGAGAIGGYMGVKLAQAGADVSLVARGPHLAAMKDKGLTLIEEGGVESNVKVTASDDPADLGPQDYVIVTLKAHSVPPVVPRMAPLLGEHSTVVSGVNGVPWWYFHKSGGDLEGTRLQSVDPGNAQWDGFGPDRVLGCVVYPAAEVSEPGTIRHIEGNRFSLGEPDGSKSERAVALSKALMAAGLKAPVRPRLRDEIWVKLWGNLSFNPISALTHATLDVLCTDPETRAVARGMMLEAQEIAEKLGVKFPIDVERRIDGGAAVGAHRTSMLQDLDAGRPMEIDALVGSVQELGRVTNTATPTIDTVLALIKLRGRSAGLYGG